A genome region from Littorina saxatilis isolate snail1 linkage group LG16, US_GU_Lsax_2.0, whole genome shotgun sequence includes the following:
- the LOC138950597 gene encoding uncharacterized protein has translation MKQTRLHPTEGEGGGEEGEGEEEVVSLKNKIRHVPQVTKEEETGGEEGGEEDEGRQHSSGALQVAGGEVVEGGGMWPASPLRSSTGITCRLRSNSWILHNCDNWPSTWLLHNQVLFLTCLPISRLCQHLHHHQTMQPGRTGVCADIVGTCPHLQNGSAASAALSAYQECLR, from the exons ATGAAACAGACTCGCCTGCACCccacagagggagagggaggaggagaggaaggggagggggaagaggaggtgGTCAGCCTCAAGAACAAGATCAG ACATGTTCCACAAGTAACGAAAGAGGAGGAGACAGGGGGAGAGGAAGGAGGAGAGGAGGACGAGGGGCGACAGCACAGCAGCGGGGCTCTTCAAGTGGCAGGGGGAGAGGTGGTCGAGGGAGGTGGGATGTGGCCGGCATCCCCACTGCGCAGCAGCACAGGAATAACTTGCAG ACTCAGATCCAACAGCTGGATATTGCACAACTGCGACAACTGGCCCTCGACCTGGCTGTTGCACAACCAGGTCTTGTTTTTGACATGCTTG CCGATCAGTCGTCTGTGCCAACACCTGCACCATCACCAGACCATGCAGCCTGGCCGGACTGGTGTGTGTGCCGACATTGTCGGCACATGCCCACACCTGCAGAACGGATCTGCTGCCAGCGCCGCACTCAGTGCATATCAAGAATGCCT GAGATGA